TGCGTTCGGCGCCCTCGATCTCCCTGAGTCCGAAGGGGAGTTCCGCGGGCATGCCGAGTCCGGCGTAGGAGTCGAGCGCGTCGGTCGCGGGTGCGCCGACCAGCATGGGGCTGTAGTAGTTCACGCCGTACCAGTCCAGCGGCTCGGAGATGACCGCGAGGTCGTCGGCGACCGGCCCCGGCATCAGTCCGTCGAATCCGTCCGGGTAGCGGCCCATCAGCAGCGGGTCGGAGAAGAGCCGGTTGGTGAGCGTGTCGTAGAGCTCGGCGGCGGAGCGGTCCTCGTCGCTGTCGCTCGACGGGTGGACGGGCGAGTGGGACACGGCGAGGCCGATGTTCCCGGCGCCCGCGGCACGCAGGGCCCGGACGGCGAGGCCGTGGGCGAGGAGCTGGTGGTGGGCGGCGGGCAGGGCGTCGAAGAGGAGCCGCTTGCCGGGGGCGTGCTCGCCGAGCGCGTAGCCGAGCATGGTGACCTCGGCGGGCTCGTTGACGGTGATCCACATGGGGACGCGGTCGGCGAGCCGTTCGGCGACGACGGCCGCGTAGTCGGCGAACCGGCCGGCGGTGTCGCGGTTGAGCCACCCGCCGGCCTCTTCCAGGGGCAGCGGGGTGTCCCAGTGGTAGAGGGTCGGCGCGGGGGTGATGCCGTGCTCGCACAGTGCGTCGACGAGCCGGTCGTAGAAGCCGATCCCGGCGGGGTTCACCGGACCGCTGCCGCCGGGTATCACCCGGGGCCAGCTGACGGAGAAGCGGAAGGCCCCTGCGCCCAGTCCGGCGAGCAGGGCCACGTCCTCGCGGTAGCGCGCGTGGAAGCCGGTTCCGCGGGAGGCGTCCGCGCCGTCCTTGATCCGTCCGGGTTCCGCCGCGAACACGTCCCAGCCGGAGGGGCCCTTGCCGTCGGCGTCGGCGGCGCCCTCCGTCTGGAACGCGGACGCCGAGGCACCCCACAGGAATCCGGGCGGGAAGGAGGGCAGCGGTGTCGCGGAGGGCGATGTCATGGCGCGGACCCTAGTACCGGCGAGTACGGCGCCTCCAGAGGGCGAAGTTGCCAGGATGGGGAGAACTGCCGCCGACGACACGACTCCGCCGGCGTGACGGACGCCCGGGCGACGGAGGCCGCATGACGACGCCGGCATCACCGACGCCGAGATGACAGGGGATCGATCACCAGTGCTGTTCGAGGTATGGGCACCGCGGGCGCAGGACCGGGTCGACTTGTGGCTGGAGGACACCGAACAGGGGATGGAGCGCGATCCGTCGCGGGAGGACTGGTGGACGGCCGAGGCGGACGCGGGTGACGGGGACCGCTACGGCTTCCGGCTCGACGGCGGACCCGTCCTGCCCGACCCGCGCTCGCGCCGTCAGCCCGAGGGCCCGGACGGGCCGAGCGCGGTGGTCGCTCCCGACACCTACGTCTGGCGCAGCGACGACTGGCGCGGCCGGGACCTCACGGGCGCGGTCCTGTACGAGCTGCACATCGGCACCTACACCCCCGAGGGCACGCTCGACGCCGCCGCCGCCGCGCTCGGCGAGCTGGCGGAGCTCGGCATCACCCATGTGGAACTGATGCCGCTGTGCCCCTTCCCGGGAACGCACGGCTGGGGCTACGACGGGGTGGCGCCCTGGGCGGTGCACGAGCCGTACGGCGGCCCCGGGGCGCTGAAACGCTTCGTGGACACGGCCCACGGTCTCGGGCTCGGTGTCGTCCTGGACGTCGTCCACAACCACCTGGGACCCTCCGGCAACCATCTTCCCGCGTTCGGGCCGTATCTGACGGACATTCACCACACCCCCTGGGGCTCGGCGATCAACCTGGACGCGCCCGGCTCGGACGAGGTGCGCGCGTACCTGATCGGCAGCGCGCTGGCGTGGCTGCGGGACTACCGCGTCGACGGGCTGCGGCTGGACGCGGTCCACGCCCTCGTCGACACCCGGGCGCTGACGTTCCTGGAGGAACTGTCCGCGGCGGTGGACCGGTTCGGGGCGGACGTACGGCGGCCGGTGTTCCTGATCGCCGAGTCGGACCGGTGCGACCCGAGGACGACCACCCCGCGCGAGGAGGGCGGCCTCGGGGTCCACACCCAGTGGAACGACGACTTCCACCATGCCCTGCACGCCTCGCTGACCGGTGAATCGCAGGGCTACTACGCCGACTTCGCACGCGCGCCGCTCGGCGCGCTCGCCAAGACCCTCGGCCACGTCTTCTTCCACGACGGCACGTACTCCACGTTCCGCGGCCGTACGCACGGCCGTCCCGTCGACCTCGTCCGCACACCCGCGCACCGGTTCGTCGGCTACGCCCAGACGCACGACCAGATCGGCAACCGCGCGACCGGCGACCGGCTCTCGTCGGCCCTCCCGCCCGGACTTCTGGCCTGCGCGGCGGTGCTGGTGCTGACGGGGCCGTTCGTCCCGATGCTGTTCATGGGCGAGGAGTGGGGCGCCCGTACGCCGTGGCAGTTCTTCACCGACCACACCGACCCGGAACTCGCGGAGGCGGTACGGCAGGGCAGACGGCGGGAGTTCGCCGGGACCGGTTGGGCGGCGCAGGACATCCCCGACCCGCAGGACCGCGCCACCCGGCGACGCTCCTGCCTGGACCGCTCCGAGCGGGACCGCGAACCCCATGCCCGGCTCCTGGCCTGGTACCGGGAGCTGATCGCCCTGCGCCGGGGCGAGCCCGACCTGTCCGACCCGGACCTCGCGGCCGTGCGGGTCGCCTACGACGAGGAGGCGCGCTGGTTCGTCTTCCGCCGGGGCGACATTCGGGTCGCGGTCAACCTCGGCGAGGAGCCCGTCACGATCCCGCTGGGGGCGGGGGGCGGTCGGGTGCTCGCCGCCTGGGGCGAGACCGGGCCGGCGGGGCCGGAGGGCGTGCTGGAACTGGCGGGCGAGTCGTGCG
The genomic region above belongs to Streptomyces marianii and contains:
- a CDS encoding GH1 family beta-glucosidase; the protein is MTSPSATPLPSFPPGFLWGASASAFQTEGAADADGKGPSGWDVFAAEPGRIKDGADASRGTGFHARYREDVALLAGLGAGAFRFSVSWPRVIPGGSGPVNPAGIGFYDRLVDALCEHGITPAPTLYHWDTPLPLEEAGGWLNRDTAGRFADYAAVVAERLADRVPMWITVNEPAEVTMLGYALGEHAPGKRLLFDALPAAHHQLLAHGLAVRALRAAGAGNIGLAVSHSPVHPSSDSDEDRSAAELYDTLTNRLFSDPLLMGRYPDGFDGLMPGPVADDLAVISEPLDWYGVNYYSPMLVGAPATDALDSYAGLGMPAELPFGLREIEGAERTRFGWPVVPDGLRELLVTLRARYGDRLPPVHITENGCSYDGLDDDSRIAFLDGHLRALHRAVEEGVDVRGYFVWSLTDNIEWAEGASQRFGLVHVDYDTLERTTKASYAWYRDVIRAQRTACPPQR
- the treZ gene encoding malto-oligosyltrehalose trehalohydrolase, with protein sequence MLFEVWAPRAQDRVDLWLEDTEQGMERDPSREDWWTAEADAGDGDRYGFRLDGGPVLPDPRSRRQPEGPDGPSAVVAPDTYVWRSDDWRGRDLTGAVLYELHIGTYTPEGTLDAAAAALGELAELGITHVELMPLCPFPGTHGWGYDGVAPWAVHEPYGGPGALKRFVDTAHGLGLGVVLDVVHNHLGPSGNHLPAFGPYLTDIHHTPWGSAINLDAPGSDEVRAYLIGSALAWLRDYRVDGLRLDAVHALVDTRALTFLEELSAAVDRFGADVRRPVFLIAESDRCDPRTTTPREEGGLGVHTQWNDDFHHALHASLTGESQGYYADFARAPLGALAKTLGHVFFHDGTYSTFRGRTHGRPVDLVRTPAHRFVGYAQTHDQIGNRATGDRLSSALPPGLLACAAVLVLTGPFVPMLFMGEEWGARTPWQFFTDHTDPELAEAVRQGRRREFAGTGWAAQDIPDPQDRATRRRSCLDRSERDREPHARLLAWYRELIALRRGEPDLSDPDLAAVRVAYDEEARWFVFRRGDIRVAVNLGEEPVTIPLGAGGGRVLAAWGETGPAGPEGVLELAGESCVVLHDA